The following proteins are co-located in the Flectobacillus major DSM 103 genome:
- the rpoN gene encoding RNA polymerase factor sigma-54 yields MINLTLQSKQTLRILPSQIQWLNFLQLSTIELEAKVQQELEENPLLDIADSFTETSTDTLPNTSEPIKEYMDWDEFRHDDITDYKTEIDHLPTHCAVSNLPVRQESSWYDGLIEQLSHLSISKRQVVISEYIIGSLDTNGFCAYNIEELTDDISFANNLFVTTQEVEECLAIVQQLEPKGLACYNLQAYLLFQLQQKVLIDDSLRLAIKIVSQHLDDLANHNYERIMKYCHIGESQLKYIIPQILSLKTQPLHCQDTNIWDTKATIIPDYILSYENEAIEIHLNTTKIPPLKINKSYLDSFARQTDKSTQQFIQAKVASANWLIEAIQQRESTMLKMIQALVEFQKDYFMSGDIAQLKPMILKDIAQCINMDISTVSRVTSGKYIQTPFGIIHLKSLFSEGIKTNGGHEVSNKQIQEFIAHLIDKEDKNYPLSDSQLVAKLTEKGFFIARRTVAKYRDHLAIQAAPLRRKL; encoded by the coding sequence ATGATAAACCTAACACTACAATCTAAACAAACGCTCAGGATTTTGCCAAGTCAAATCCAGTGGCTTAATTTTTTACAATTATCAACTATCGAACTCGAAGCCAAAGTTCAGCAAGAGCTTGAAGAGAATCCTTTGCTCGATATTGCCGACTCTTTTACCGAAACCTCTACAGACACGCTCCCCAATACCTCTGAACCAATCAAAGAATATATGGATTGGGATGAGTTTAGGCATGACGATATTACTGATTATAAAACCGAAATAGACCATCTTCCTACTCATTGTGCTGTCTCAAACCTACCCGTTAGGCAAGAGTCTAGCTGGTACGATGGGCTTATTGAACAGTTATCGCACCTTAGTATTAGTAAACGCCAAGTTGTAATTAGTGAATATATTATTGGCTCGCTCGATACCAATGGGTTTTGTGCTTACAATATTGAAGAGCTCACCGACGATATTTCATTTGCCAACAACTTATTTGTTACAACCCAAGAGGTAGAAGAATGCCTCGCTATTGTGCAGCAATTAGAGCCCAAAGGACTGGCTTGCTATAACTTACAAGCTTATCTACTTTTTCAATTACAGCAAAAAGTACTTATCGACGACTCCTTGCGGCTAGCAATCAAAATTGTAAGCCAGCATTTAGACGACCTCGCCAATCATAATTACGAACGTATTATGAAATATTGCCATATTGGCGAGTCGCAACTCAAATATATTATTCCTCAAATTTTGTCACTAAAAACCCAACCGCTTCATTGCCAAGACACCAATATATGGGACACCAAAGCCACTATTATTCCTGATTATATATTAAGTTATGAAAACGAAGCTATCGAAATCCACCTTAACACCACCAAAATACCTCCGCTCAAAATCAATAAGAGCTATTTGGATAGTTTTGCCCGACAAACCGACAAATCTACTCAGCAATTTATTCAAGCTAAAGTAGCCTCGGCCAATTGGCTGATTGAGGCTATCCAACAGCGCGAAAGTACCATGCTCAAAATGATTCAAGCTCTGGTAGAATTTCAGAAGGATTATTTTATGTCTGGCGATATTGCTCAGTTAAAACCGATGATATTGAAAGATATTGCCCAGTGTATCAATATGGATATTTCGACGGTATCGAGGGTTACCAGTGGCAAGTATATCCAAACGCCTTTTGGTATTATTCACCTCAAAAGCCTCTTTTCTGAAGGAATCAAAACCAATGGCGGGCATGAAGTATCCAACAAGCAAATCCAAGAATTTATCGCTCACCTTATCGACAAAGAAGATAAAAACTATCCTTTGAGCGACTCACAATTGGTAGCAAAACTTACTGAAAAAGGCTTTTTTATAGCACGCCGTACCGTAGCAAAATACCGAGACCACCTTGCCATTCAGGCTGCACCGCTACGTAGAAAACTATAA
- a CDS encoding transketolase family protein translates to MKKYTFTEKKDTRSGFGAGMQALGQTHPNVVALCADLIGSLKLDAFIKENPERFFQTGIAEANMIGIAAGLTIGGKIPFATTFANFGTGRVYDQIRQSVAYSNKNVKIACSHAGLTLGEDGATHQILEDIGLMKMLPGMTVINPCDYNQTKAATIAVADYEGPVYLRFGRPVVPVFTPADQKFEIGKAWMVNEGTDVSIFATGHLVWEAILAGEILAEKGVNAEIINIHTIKPLDIEAVLTSVKKTGCAVSAEEHQVNGGLGDSIAQVLVQHHYVPLEYVGVQDSFGESGTPAQLMEKYGLNAANIVEKALKAIERKNA, encoded by the coding sequence ATGAAAAAATATACATTCACAGAAAAAAAAGATACTCGCTCTGGATTCGGAGCAGGTATGCAGGCTTTAGGCCAGACTCACCCAAATGTGGTGGCTCTTTGTGCTGACTTGATTGGCTCTCTAAAATTAGATGCCTTTATTAAAGAAAATCCTGAACGTTTCTTCCAAACAGGTATTGCCGAAGCCAACATGATTGGTATTGCAGCAGGGCTTACTATTGGTGGAAAAATCCCTTTTGCTACTACCTTTGCTAACTTTGGTACTGGTCGTGTATATGACCAAATTCGTCAATCGGTAGCATATTCCAACAAAAATGTTAAAATTGCTTGTTCACATGCTGGTTTAACATTGGGCGAAGATGGTGCTACTCACCAAATTTTGGAAGATATTGGCCTGATGAAAATGCTTCCGGGTATGACTGTCATCAACCCTTGCGACTACAATCAAACTAAAGCAGCTACTATTGCCGTTGCCGACTACGAGGGGCCAGTTTATCTTCGTTTTGGTCGTCCAGTTGTACCAGTATTTACGCCAGCCGATCAAAAATTTGAAATCGGTAAAGCTTGGATGGTAAACGAAGGTACAGATGTAAGTATCTTTGCTACAGGCCACTTGGTTTGGGAAGCAATCTTGGCTGGCGAAATCCTTGCCGAAAAAGGTGTAAATGCTGAAATTATCAATATCCACACCATTAAACCTTTGGATATTGAGGCTGTCTTAACGTCTGTGAAAAAAACTGGTTGTGCGGTTTCGGCTGAAGAACACCAAGTAAATGGCGGCTTGGGCGACTCTATTGCTCAGGTGTTGGTACAACACCACTATGTTCCATTAGAATACGTAGGCGTACAGGATTCATTCGGTGAATCAGGAACACCAGCTCAATTAATGGAAAAATACGGCTTAAATGCAGCTAATATCGTTGAAAAAGCCCTAAAAGCTATTGAACGTAAAAATGCTTAA
- a CDS encoding response regulator, whose product MKKIPILIADDDEDDRFLIKAAFEECGIEMPLVFVQDGLELMQYLKNQGEYANTIMYPLPSLILMDLNMPKKDGRESIHEIRSTAFLRKIPIIVLSTSNAPNDIKICYELGANSFITKPSSFEGLVDTIKGLKKFWFEIAILP is encoded by the coding sequence ATGAAAAAAATACCCATCCTGATTGCCGATGACGATGAAGATGACAGATTTTTAATTAAAGCTGCTTTTGAGGAGTGTGGAATAGAAATGCCCTTGGTATTTGTGCAAGACGGACTCGAATTGATGCAATATCTCAAAAATCAAGGTGAATATGCCAATACAATAATGTATCCATTACCATCTCTTATTTTGATGGATTTGAATATGCCCAAAAAAGACGGTCGTGAAAGTATTCATGAAATAAGAAGTACAGCTTTTTTACGAAAAATACCCATTATTGTACTGAGTACCTCTAATGCCCCAAATGATATTAAAATTTGCTACGAATTAGGGGCTAATAGTTTTATTACAAAACCGTCGTCATTTGAGGGGCTTGTAGATACGATTAAAGGCTTGAAAAAATTCTGGTTTGAAATTGCTATTTTACCTTGA
- a CDS encoding response regulator has translation MNTTCLNKPFALIIDDELDTCLLIKLYLNKKGIETYQAHSLRDGLAQAALLSPRWVFLDNNLPDGLGLDNISAFRALLPETQIVMITALGKTRDIALELGANKFIEKPLSYAAIDVVIN, from the coding sequence ATGAATACGACTTGTTTAAATAAACCCTTTGCCTTAATCATAGATGATGAGCTAGACACATGCCTATTGATTAAGTTATACCTCAATAAAAAGGGAATAGAAACCTATCAGGCTCATTCATTACGAGATGGCTTAGCACAGGCAGCATTGCTGTCGCCTCGGTGGGTTTTTTTAGACAATAATTTGCCTGATGGGCTTGGCTTAGACAATATTTCGGCTTTTCGGGCTCTTTTACCCGAAACTCAAATTGTTATGATAACAGCTTTAGGAAAAACAAGAGACATCGCATTGGAGCTAGGAGCAAACAAGTTTATCGAAAAACCGCTTTCGTATGCCGCTATAGATGTTGTTATCAATTAG
- a CDS encoding sigma-54-dependent transcriptional regulator, with protein sequence MQKILVIDDDTDICLLLRRFLSKNGYEVAIAKNGNGGLALLEEFNPDLVMTDFRLGDMTGESILHSIKEKYPYLPVIIITGYSDIRTAVNVMKLGAIDYITKPLFPDEILITIQNALKKEIPLATNQIPNNVSVKQNTFLKTLGKEEHIFGNGIESATLFRQLDLVAPTNYSVIIYGESGSGKESIAQEIHLRSKRAKGPFIAMDCGAISKELAGSEMFGHEKGAFTGAINQKIGHFEMANGGTLFLDEVANLPYDVQVALLRVVQERKLRRIGGTKEILVDVRIIVASNERLLDSCKKGKFREDLYHRFNEFSIDVPPLRNRKADIMEYAFFFLAKTNEELDKQVKGFAPEVEEVFNSYSWPGNLREMRNVIKRATLLSEKDTIEAHSLPFEIMNHRKLLIFDNTSVVDTAPPEQILRNTPLSEHSLSLKSVASDAEYETIVQVLKQVNYNKSKAARLLGIDRKTLYNKMSNYNM encoded by the coding sequence ATGCAGAAAATTCTTGTCATAGATGATGATACAGATATTTGTCTATTATTGAGGCGTTTTCTCTCAAAAAATGGATACGAAGTAGCAATTGCTAAAAATGGAAACGGAGGGCTTGCACTTTTAGAAGAATTTAATCCTGACTTGGTTATGACCGACTTCCGTTTGGGAGACATGACAGGCGAGTCTATTTTGCATAGCATCAAGGAAAAATACCCTTATTTACCAGTGATTATTATTACGGGGTACTCAGATATCCGAACAGCCGTTAATGTAATGAAACTGGGGGCTATTGATTATATTACTAAACCGCTTTTTCCTGATGAAATTTTAATAACTATTCAAAATGCTCTTAAAAAAGAAATACCTCTAGCTACCAACCAAATACCCAATAACGTTTCGGTAAAACAAAATACCTTCCTAAAAACTCTTGGCAAAGAAGAGCATATCTTTGGCAATGGGATAGAATCGGCTACGCTTTTTCGTCAGCTCGACCTCGTTGCTCCTACCAACTACAGTGTTATTATTTATGGAGAGAGCGGCTCGGGGAAAGAATCTATTGCCCAAGAAATTCATTTGCGTAGCAAACGAGCCAAAGGGCCTTTTATCGCTATGGACTGCGGTGCTATTTCGAAGGAATTGGCAGGAAGCGAAATGTTTGGCCACGAAAAAGGGGCTTTTACAGGAGCTATCAATCAAAAAATTGGGCATTTTGAAATGGCAAACGGTGGTACACTTTTTTTGGACGAAGTGGCCAACTTGCCCTACGATGTTCAGGTGGCATTGTTGAGGGTTGTTCAAGAGCGAAAACTTCGTAGAATTGGCGGAACAAAAGAAATCCTTGTCGATGTAAGAATTATTGTGGCATCGAACGAAAGGCTTTTGGATTCTTGCAAAAAAGGAAAATTTAGAGAAGACCTATATCACCGATTCAACGAATTTAGTATAGATGTACCTCCCTTACGCAACCGCAAAGCCGATATTATGGAATATGCCTTTTTCTTTTTGGCCAAAACCAACGAAGAACTAGACAAACAGGTAAAAGGATTTGCACCAGAAGTAGAAGAAGTTTTTAATTCTTATTCGTGGCCGGGCAATCTTCGTGAAATGAGAAATGTAATAAAACGAGCTACCCTACTTTCTGAAAAAGATACCATAGAAGCCCATTCGTTGCCTTTTGAAATAATGAATCATCGCAAACTATTGATTTTTGACAATACGTCCGTTGTAGACACAGCACCACCAGAACAAATACTCCGAAATACTCCCCTTTCCGAGCATTCGCTCAGCCTAAAGTCGGTAGCCTCAGATGCCGAATACGAAACGATTGTTCAGGTACTCAAGCAAGTGAATTACAACAAAAGTAAGGCTGCCCGTTTATTAGGAATAGACCGAAAAACACTTTATAATAAAATGAGTAATTATAATATGTAA
- a CDS encoding transketolase yields MEISELQKVASQVRRDIVRQVHACQSGHPGGSLGCTDLLVGLYFDQMTLKSDESGKKIFDMNGIGEDLFFLSNGHISPVFYSVLARSGYFPVAELATFRKLNSRLQGHPTTHEHLEGIRIASGSLGQGMSVAIGAAQAKKLNGDNSLVFVLMGDGEQNEGQVWEAAMYAPHHKVDNLVAVIDYNGQQIDGPTDKVMNNRDLGAKYEAFGWKVIKMQGNDMADVVKVLTEARELSGNGQPIMILMTTEMGAGVDFMMGSHKWHGVAPNNEQLEAALAQLPETLGDY; encoded by the coding sequence ATGGAAATTTCAGAATTACAGAAAGTTGCTTCACAAGTAAGACGCGACATTGTGAGACAAGTTCACGCGTGCCAGTCTGGTCACCCAGGTGGTTCATTGGGTTGTACAGACTTATTAGTAGGTCTTTATTTTGACCAAATGACACTTAAATCTGACGAATCAGGTAAAAAAATCTTTGATATGAATGGTATCGGTGAAGACCTATTCTTCTTATCGAATGGTCATATTTCACCTGTATTTTATTCAGTACTTGCTCGCTCAGGATATTTCCCTGTGGCTGAACTAGCAACATTCCGTAAATTAAACTCACGCTTGCAAGGACACCCAACTACACACGAACACCTAGAAGGTATTCGTATTGCTTCGGGTTCATTGGGCCAAGGAATGTCGGTAGCGATTGGTGCTGCTCAAGCCAAAAAATTGAATGGTGACAATAGCTTGGTATTTGTTTTGATGGGCGATGGCGAACAAAACGAAGGGCAAGTTTGGGAAGCAGCTATGTATGCTCCTCACCACAAAGTTGACAACTTAGTAGCTGTTATCGACTACAATGGTCAGCAAATCGACGGCCCTACAGACAAGGTAATGAACAACCGTGATTTGGGTGCCAAATACGAAGCTTTCGGTTGGAAAGTTATCAAAATGCAAGGTAACGATATGGCCGATGTTGTAAAAGTATTAACAGAAGCTCGTGAACTTTCTGGAAACGGACAACCAATTATGATTTTGATGACTACCGAAATGGGGGCTGGTGTCGACTTCATGATGGGTTCGCACAAATGGCACGGGGTTGCTCCAAACAACGAACAATTAGAAGCTGCTTTGGCTCAACTTCCAGAAACATTAGGTGATTATTAA
- a CDS encoding YtxH domain-containing protein — protein MTKNTKIAISLLAAATAGAVIGLLLAPEKGKDLRKKIKDGTGSLTDDLLSAIKSGKDKYQDVKEDLLRKA, from the coding sequence ATGACTAAAAACACAAAAATAGCAATAAGCCTATTGGCTGCCGCTACCGCAGGTGCTGTAATTGGCCTTTTATTAGCCCCAGAAAAAGGAAAAGATTTAAGAAAGAAAATTAAAGACGGAACAGGTAGCCTTACCGACGACCTACTATCGGCTATTAAATCTGGAAAAGATAAATACCAAGACGTAAAAGAAGATTTACTAAGAAAAGCATAA
- a CDS encoding Spy/CpxP family protein refolding chaperone: protein MKRLIVLFTCLAFVAHFTTMAQEEPQHKGREKLKAARLGLITNRLNLTEEQAKGFWPVFNDYDAKRSELRKSVRQITAESRNLTTSDDRIATNLKEILNLKQKEVDLEKEYQAKFLKVLNVRQVSELYKTEQLFNQMLVNRLRGERKEPPHTKE from the coding sequence ATGAAAAGACTCATCGTTTTATTTACCTGTTTGGCTTTTGTAGCCCATTTTACTACGATGGCTCAGGAAGAGCCTCAGCACAAAGGCCGAGAAAAACTAAAAGCTGCTAGGCTAGGCTTAATCACCAACCGCCTGAATCTTACCGAAGAACAAGCCAAAGGTTTCTGGCCAGTATTTAACGACTACGATGCCAAAAGAAGCGAACTTCGTAAAAGTGTAAGACAAATAACTGCCGAAAGCCGTAACTTAACTACCAGCGACGATAGAATTGCAACCAATTTGAAAGAGATACTGAATCTTAAACAAAAAGAAGTAGATTTAGAAAAAGAATATCAAGCCAAATTTTTGAAAGTACTCAATGTTCGTCAGGTTTCTGAACTTTATAAAACCGAACAGCTTTTCAATCAAATGTTGGTCAACAGACTAAGAGGTGAAAGAAAAGAACCTCCTCATACCAAAGAATAA
- a CDS encoding sensor histidine kinase translates to MYKSLRSVVISFTVSILLLGLLSFSAYQEVKASLEYAQSVEQIHEVLHTSDRLWATVKDLEASQRGYLLTKSKTYLAHFLSGKEQLNRSFASLPNMVIDNPIQFKRLDTLKRSIRRKMNLMYINIHKIEKGEVVDSLIFEKGYQQSNYIYSVLGRFQAYQRQVLSVKAIKKSQTDSQMSNKMTMLASFSAILLILSFGLVFTELKKRISFQTELENTIEELKRSNSELEQFAYVASHDMQEPLRKIRAFSDMLLLRQRDTLNEDGKQTLQKIAKSSERLQNLINDLLAFSRLVNTNTQQQEQVSLNDVLADVLKDLSIVTLEKSAIIEFDRLPTITGVKFQLHQLFLNLIANALKFNKSGMPPSISIRYNILLGSQIRNIPNIKSFAQYHEIAIADNGIGFEQEYADKIFMIFQRLHTRTQFDGTGIGLAVCKRVITNHHGYIKAEGVPNHGATFTIYLPTNRNEE, encoded by the coding sequence ATGTATAAGTCACTTCGTAGTGTTGTCATATCATTTACTGTAAGTATTCTTTTATTAGGGTTACTTTCATTTTCGGCCTATCAAGAAGTAAAAGCTTCTTTAGAATATGCACAGTCTGTCGAGCAGATTCATGAGGTATTACATACTAGTGATCGCCTGTGGGCTACCGTCAAAGATTTGGAAGCTAGCCAGCGAGGCTATTTACTAACGAAGAGTAAAACCTATTTAGCTCATTTTTTATCGGGAAAAGAGCAACTCAACAGAAGCTTTGCGTCGCTTCCCAACATGGTTATAGATAACCCAATTCAGTTTAAACGATTGGATACACTAAAAAGGAGTATTCGCCGCAAAATGAATTTGATGTATATTAATATTCATAAAATAGAAAAAGGAGAGGTCGTTGATTCTCTGATATTTGAGAAAGGCTATCAGCAATCTAACTATATTTATTCGGTATTGGGGCGTTTTCAGGCTTATCAGCGGCAAGTTTTGTCGGTAAAGGCTATTAAAAAAAGCCAAACAGATAGCCAAATGAGTAATAAAATGACGATGTTGGCTTCTTTTTCAGCAATTTTATTGATACTAAGCTTTGGTTTGGTTTTTACAGAACTCAAAAAAAGAATTTCTTTTCAAACCGAACTAGAAAATACGATTGAAGAATTAAAGCGTTCTAACTCGGAACTAGAGCAGTTTGCCTATGTGGCCTCGCATGATATGCAAGAGCCTTTACGCAAGATAAGGGCATTTAGCGATATGCTATTGTTGCGTCAAAGAGACACATTGAACGAAGATGGAAAACAGACTTTACAAAAAATAGCTAAATCGTCGGAAAGGTTACAAAATTTAATCAACGATTTATTGGCGTTTTCTCGGCTTGTCAATACCAATACCCAACAGCAAGAACAAGTGTCATTAAACGATGTTTTGGCCGATGTATTAAAGGATTTATCGATTGTTACCTTAGAAAAAAGTGCTATTATAGAATTTGATAGATTACCTACGATAACAGGCGTGAAATTTCAATTACATCAGTTATTTTTGAACTTAATTGCTAATGCCCTAAAATTTAATAAATCTGGTATGCCCCCAAGTATATCGATTCGGTACAATATACTTTTGGGAAGTCAAATTCGTAATATTCCAAATATAAAGTCCTTTGCACAATATCACGAAATCGCTATAGCCGATAATGGAATAGGTTTTGAACAGGAATATGCCGATAAAATATTTATGATTTTTCAAAGATTGCACACACGTACACAATTTGATGGTACAGGGATTGGCTTGGCCGTTTGTAAACGGGTAATAACCAATCATCATGGTTATATCAAAGCCGAAGGTGTACCTAATCACGGAGCAACATTTACGATATATTTGCCAACTAACCGCAACGAAGAATGA
- the bcp gene encoding thioredoxin-dependent thiol peroxidase, whose translation MTLAIGNLAPDFEQKDQNGQYIKLSSYRGKKVVLYFYPKDSTPGCTAQACNLNDNLPALQAKGYEVIGVSVDSEKSHKKFIDKYGLNFTLISDEDHQVVEAYGVWVEKSMYGRTYMGVARTTFIIDEHGIIQDIIAKVDTKNHTQQIITA comes from the coding sequence ATGACATTAGCAATAGGAAACCTAGCACCCGATTTTGAACAAAAAGACCAAAATGGTCAATATATAAAGCTTTCGAGCTATAGAGGAAAAAAAGTAGTACTATATTTCTATCCAAAAGATAGTACCCCTGGCTGTACAGCTCAAGCCTGTAACCTGAACGATAACTTACCAGCCCTTCAGGCCAAAGGCTATGAAGTTATCGGGGTAAGTGTCGATAGCGAAAAGTCACACAAAAAGTTTATTGATAAATATGGTTTAAACTTCACGCTTATTTCTGACGAAGACCACCAAGTGGTAGAAGCCTATGGTGTTTGGGTAGAAAAGTCGATGTATGGCCGTACTTATATGGGTGTTGCCCGTACCACCTTTATTATAGATGAGCATGGTATTATTCAGGATATTATTGCAAAAGTAGATACCAAAAACCATACACAACAGATAATAACTGCATAA
- a CDS encoding AAA family ATPase, with translation MKIKKLHIKNFKSIADLEIIEPNPFTVFVGPNGSGKSNIFEALEFFIIPLPIEDKVHLFGGKEEINKRDISDKECQIEIIHEFFDFSKSTSFYPNTEIIPSEKLNDLIRDSSEEEGITEGNFRYSFRRLFLKNLEKQKINFSDSYKLSFSGNNLEKVLKRILLDESKKEEISEWLDLFVPGFERVEVFSSYLSNTDTLLIYEKGIKKPFPKNLISDGTYNILALLTAVFQSDEPQFLCIEEPENGLTPDVIKEMVNFFRNACEEKGHYIWLNTHSQSLVSQLSPDEIITVNKIKGETKIKQFKGEDFNGLSMDEAWLTNTLGGGLPW, from the coding sequence TTGAAAATCAAAAAATTACATATCAAAAATTTTAAATCTATTGCAGATTTAGAAATCATTGAACCTAATCCTTTTACGGTATTTGTTGGCCCAAATGGTTCAGGGAAAAGTAATATTTTTGAAGCGTTGGAGTTTTTTATTATCCCTTTACCAATAGAGGATAAGGTTCATTTGTTTGGGGGAAAAGAGGAAATCAATAAAAGAGACATATCCGATAAAGAATGTCAGATTGAAATTATTCATGAGTTTTTTGATTTTAGCAAATCAACATCATTCTATCCAAATACCGAAATAATTCCTTCGGAAAAACTGAATGACCTAATTAGAGACTCAAGTGAAGAAGAAGGAATAACAGAAGGAAACTTTCGTTACTCATTTCGTCGCCTGTTTTTAAAGAACTTAGAGAAACAAAAAATTAATTTTTCAGATAGTTACAAACTTTCATTTTCTGGAAACAATCTCGAAAAAGTTTTAAAAAGAATTTTACTTGATGAATCTAAAAAGGAAGAAATATCTGAATGGCTTGATTTATTTGTACCTGGTTTTGAAAGAGTTGAAGTTTTCTCAAGTTATTTAAGTAATACCGATACTTTATTGATTTATGAAAAAGGTATCAAAAAGCCATTTCCTAAAAATTTAATCTCTGATGGCACATATAATATTCTCGCTCTTCTTACAGCCGTTTTTCAATCTGATGAACCTCAGTTTTTGTGCATCGAAGAACCTGAAAATGGACTTACTCCTGATGTGATCAAAGAGATGGTTAATTTTTTCAGAAATGCTTGTGAAGAAAAAGGTCATTATATATGGCTCAACACTCATTCGCAATCATTGGTGTCTCAACTTAGTCCTGATGAAATAATTACGGTAAATAAAATCAAGGGTGAAACAAAAATAAAGCAGTTCAAAGGAGAAGATTTTAATGGTTTAAGTATGGATGAAGCATGGCTGACTAATACCTTAGGGGGTGGGCTACCATGGTAA
- a CDS encoding RNA polymerase sigma factor encodes MNDKELIEKFNNPDSRNYAFNLLVRQYQQKVYWHIRKMVIDHDDANDLTQETFIKVWRGLENFKGDSQLYTWLYRIATNECLNFLAKKKRRFFLPINDITEELSNKIEDSNLVSGDDIQLKLQKALLTLPDKQRLVFNMKYFDEMKYEEIADITGTSVGALKASYHLAVKKIEQYFHDNEIIQF; translated from the coding sequence ATGAATGATAAAGAGTTAATAGAAAAATTTAATAATCCCGACTCTCGAAATTATGCATTCAATTTGCTAGTACGTCAATACCAGCAAAAAGTATATTGGCATATCCGAAAAATGGTTATCGACCACGACGATGCCAACGACCTCACTCAAGAAACCTTTATCAAAGTATGGCGAGGCCTCGAAAACTTCAAGGGTGACTCCCAGCTTTATACTTGGCTCTATCGCATTGCTACCAACGAATGCTTGAATTTTCTGGCCAAGAAAAAAAGACGATTCTTTTTGCCCATCAACGATATTACCGAAGAGCTTTCCAATAAAATTGAGGATTCTAATTTAGTGTCGGGCGACGATATCCAGCTCAAACTCCAAAAAGCTTTATTAACCCTTCCCGACAAACAGCGTTTGGTTTTTAATATGAAATACTTTGATGAAATGAAGTATGAAGAAATTGCCGATATTACGGGCACTTCTGTGGGTGCACTAAAAGCATCTTACCATTTGGCTGTCAAAAAAATTGAACAATATTTTCACGACAACGAAATCATCCAATTTTAA